The proteins below come from a single Haemorhous mexicanus isolate bHaeMex1 chromosome 18, bHaeMex1.pri, whole genome shotgun sequence genomic window:
- the ADIG gene encoding adipogenin: MRYPLVPLVNELTFPLLFFWFCLPFVMLLIIAIIWLQLLLNEAQMPSTEKIEKESPDEPESDSEGEITEEENQSDASSTEMQEESQSSGAVGRLRPKPAYLSSNPKSQSLLAVTPNSWSQRQKIRYSRAEKSTFYNILMLLCSLLSSLTWNFVCLLLQTFNILRTLLLPSYLVTYVAQLSTFLGETAGKILGSLSLESRGLLLSVLGRKLQLSQAQRTTSG, translated from the exons ATGAGGTATCCCCTGGTTCCTCTGGTGAACGAGCTGacctttcctctgcttttcttctggttCTGCTTGCCCTTTGTCATGCTGCTGATCATCGCCATTATCTGGCTACAGCTGCTGCTTAATGAAG CACAGATGCCCAGCACAGAAAAGATTGAGAAAGAATCTCCTGATGAGCCTGAATCTGACTCTGAAGGTGAAAtaacagaggaagaaaaccagagtGATGCATCCAGTACAGAGATGCAAGAGGAGTCACAATCCAGTGGAGCTGTGGGAAGACTGAGGCCCAAGCCTGCTTATCTGAGCTCAAATCCTAAAAGCCAAAGTCTTCTGGCTGTGACCCCAAACAGCTGGTCCCAGAGGCAGAAGATAAGATATTCCCGTGCTGAAAAGAGCACTTTCTATAACATCCTGATG ctgctgtgctccttgCTTTCTTCTCTCACCTGGAATTTTGTCTGCCTGTTGCTCCAGACCTTTAACATCCTGAggactctgctgctgccatcctATCTGGTTACCTACGTGGCTCAGCTGTCCACTTTTCTGGGTGAAACAGCTGGGAAAATCCTGGGCTCCCTGagtctggagagcagaggacTGCTGCTTTCAGTCCTGGGGAGGAAACTGCAGCTAAGCCAAGCTCAGAGAACCACCTCAGGgtga